One Deinococcus hopiensis KR-140 genomic window, AGCCCCTGGGGTTCTGGTGACCGGAACAGTCATGAATTCCGAAATCCGGGATGCGCACAATACCTTCGAAGCGCCCGGCGTGGTAATGCCCAGCGAATTTAAGGCATTTGCGGTTGAAGGAACAATCATCCGCGTTACCCTGCCCCGTATGTCGGTGACCGTGCTGGAAGTCGCCCCCGCCATGGAAGCATGATTCCGCCTGAACGCCGGGGCTGTAAGGGTTGCCGCACGGACTTCCAGGTGACCGAGGCCCACATTGCGCAAATGCTGTCATCGCCGATGTTCCAGGTTGTAGGAGCGTGGGTGCCTGATAACGTCTACGAAGACCGAATACGCTGTTGTGACGCGTGCTCCAACCTTCAAGCAGACGGATACACCTGCGCCCTGTCCGGCTGCATTGTACGGGTGGTGGCCAAAGAGCCGCGCAGGTCCTGTCCACAGGTAGGTGCCCCCCAATGGGGCCAGTATCCCAACGGACTCGGACTGAAATTCTAAGGATTGGGTGGCTTTTGCCGCTTTCCCCGAAAGGATCCAGAAACTGAGCGCTGCGGGTAATGCGCAAACGCCGCTTGTCAGGCCGCTTCAAGAGCGCGCTTTAGAGCATTTGTCCGAATGGGGAGCCGTGCGCAGAAGGGCACCCCTCACGGCTCCATTCTCTCCAATGCGCATTCAAGTTCACTCGCTCTGGTCGGTCAAGAAGAAGTCCTCTTGTTGACCGATCCTCTAAAAGGCTCAGGAAGCAGACCCGAGACGACGTAGCGTGGGCCTGGCGAGGTAGAGCCAGGCTTCAGTCGTCTCTGTTGGGCACGCATTGCGTCGGACGAGGCGCCGGGAACGGGCAAACCAGGCGAAGGATCGCTCCACGCCTTTGACCATCTTCACCGTCCAAGACAAAGCGTCTTTCGCCCGGTTGACGAGTTCGCCCGGGTCCCCCCTCTGTCCAGAAGTAGCGCAATCCTGGGAAGCGGTTGGAGAGCGCTGCGAGCAGAATTGGGGCAGCGACACTGTGCTGAAGTGCTCCTGTACGTACCTACACCATCAGCGGCTGGCCCAATGTGTCCACGACCATGTGGCTTTTCCGTCCATTGGGCTTCTTCCCCGCGTTCACCCCGGCTTGCGGGGTGCAGCGGACCGTCTGGCTGTCCACGATTCCTGCACCCAGTTTCGGCCTACACTCCTCTTTGCGCCGTGTTCGGCGCAGGAGGAAGCGGTTGACCCCTTCCTCAGTCCTACCTTCTTGAAACGGCCGGAAGTACCCGTAAACCGTCTGTCAGGCGGGGAAGTCGTGAGGAAGATTGCGCCGCGCGCAGCCGTCTTGCAGCACGTAAAAGATGGCGCACATCACCTCGTAAAACACGTCTGAGCGGCCAGCCTCCACTGCCCCAGCCTCAGGTGCACGGGCAGGTCCACAGCGAAAACGAACTTGTCGAAGTCCTGCTGCCGTTCTTGCATCAGCAGGCCGGCGCCATCGAGCAGACCATACCAAAGAGGGCGTACCCCCACCAATGGGTGGGGAGCGACCCAGCTGTTTGCACTGTGCCGAAGTCAGCAAGACCTCACCTGCCTCCTTCCCGGCTCAGACAGGACCGTCCACCGGGCTTCGATAGGAACGCAGCGGAAGGATGAAGCGGCACTTGGAGTACCCCACCGCGCCCTGCCGCCGGTAGAAGCGGATTGCGTCCTCATTCCACTGCGGCGTCTGCCACTGGGCGTTGACACAGCCTGCCCGCTTTCCCAACGCGAGCACCTCGGCCAGCAACAGCAGTCCCACACCCTGTCCGCGTGCTTGCGGACGCAGGTAAAGGCAATCGAGATGGACGAAGGGCGCAGCGTCCCAGGTTGCGTAGTCCAGGGTCGCCGTGGCGTATCCGATCAAGTCGCCGTCCTGCTCGGCCACCCAGGCATGGAGCCTGGGCACCTCGCCGAACAGGGCCTGCTCCAGCCGCTCCTGCTTGCCCGCCGGATCGTAGGCAGCACGTTCAAAGGCCGCGTGGTCTCCACAAAGTTCAACCACCCGTGCCAGGTCGCGCCGCTCCACTCCGCGCACGTTCGGCAGGTCCCCGTTCACGCACCCCCCTGCACCTTGCGCAAGGCGTTCTTCACTCGAATGCGCTCTCCCTGGAACTCAAGGAGGTCGCAGCCGCGCTCCGGTAGGCCGCCCGGAAACGTATAGGTCCACTCCCAAAAGCCCCGCTTGCCACACAGGCACAGGTTGCGCAGCGCTGCCGTACTTCCCTGGTTGTGCGCCAGCATTGCGGCGATCCCCCGCTGCAATTCGTCCGGTCCCCAAAAGGTGAGGCCCGGCTCGGGGCCCACACCGACGTGGTAGAACCCGTGCAGAGCGAAGAGTGTCAGGATGGGGCCTCCTCATCTTGGCGCGACCAGGCCGCGGCGAAGCCGCCCCTGGGTTTCTGGGGTCATGTGGGCTCAGCCGATCGCCTCGACATCGCCCGCCAGCGTCCCCTCGACCGGGTGCCCCTCGCGGTGCCAGTATTCGATGCCGCCGATCATCTCCTTCACCTTGAAGCCCAATGCCCCCAGCCGCGCCCCAGCCTTCGTAGCGCCGTTGCACGCGGGTCCCCAGCAGTACACCACCAGCAGCTCGTCCTTACTGAACTTGGCGGTCGTCTCCACGTTGATTTGCCGGGCGGGCAAGCTGATCGCGCCGGGGACGTGACGCTCCGCGTAAGCTTTAGAGCTGCGCACATCGAGCACCCGGAAGCCGGTGACACCCTTGTGCATGTCCAAGTAGACGTCAGCGGGGTCGGTTTCCACGCTGAGCTTTGCCTGGAAGTGACGCCCGGCGTCCTCAGGCGAGGCGGCGGGCGTTTCGAGAACGGAAGAGTGGGGGGCCTGGGTGATGGTCATGGTGTGCTCCTTTCAGACGAACCTGAACAGGAGGCTAGAGGCACATCGGTCTGGAACGGTAGACCATTTCAGTTGGTTTCACCAGACCCATTTACCGGACTTCAAGGTGCGCTTCTCCCAGCACCCGGCCGAGCACCTTCATTCCCTGGGCAATGCTCTCGGGCATCATGGCACCAAAGCCCACGACCAGCCCGCGCTGGGTTGGCGCTTGCCCCAGGAAGTACCGGGACAGGGGCGGCACATCCAGTGCCCAAGCCGCAGCGGCGTAAGACAGGGGCACGTCGTCCAAACCATTCTCAAAGAGAAGCGTGGCGTGCATTCCGGCGTCGGTGGGCCGAAGCACGGCCCATTCTGGGAGGTCCTGCGCGGCGGTCAGCAGGGCGTCGCGCCGCTCCCGGTATAGGCCGCGCAGACGATGCAGGTGCGAGGTGAAGGCGCCCGACGCGATGAAGGCTGCCAAAGTGGCCTGGGTCAGGGACGGTGGGGGGCCATCCATCACCTGCCGGGCGGCCAGCAGGGGGCCGGCCAGCGCGGGCGGCACCACCAGATACGCGAGGCGTACGCCGGGGAACAGCACCTTGTTGAACGAGCCCGCGTACAGGACGCGCTCGGGGCCGAGCCCTTGCAGGGCGGCCAGCGGGCGTCCGTCGTAACGGAACTCGCTGTCATAGTCGTCCTCGAACACCCAGGAGCCCGCACGGCGGGCCCACTCCAGCAGCGCCTTGCGCCGGGCCAGGGACAGCGTGACGCCCAGCGGGTACTGATGCGAGGGGGTGACGAATGCGAGGCGCGCGTGGGGCGCGGCGTGCTCGCCCTGTTGCACTTGGAGGCCTTGTTCATCCACAGCAACGGGCACGAGCTGGACGCCCGCCGCGAGCAGGGCGCTCCGGGCACCCAGGTAGCCTGGGTCTTCGATCCAGACGGTCTCTCCCGGGTCAAGCAGGAGCCGTGCCGTGACATCGAGGGCCTGCTGGGTGCTGCTCAGGATGAAAACCTGCTCGGGGGCGCACCGCACCCCCCTGGAGCTGCCGAGGTGTACGGCGATGGCCTCGCGCAGCTCAGGCAGACCGCCCAGTTCTCCACCCCCGGCAAGGTGGCGGCCGTGTCGGCGGGCCTGGCTGTGGGCCAACTTGTTCCAGACGTGCATGGGGAAGGTGTCACGCCCGGGCACACAAGGCGCGAACCCGCGCGCGACGTCCGCGCCGAGGGCAACCCCTGCGGACAGGAGGGCGGTGCCCCGGCAGGAGAGGATGGCCGGGTGGGTCGGCCGTTCTGAAAGGGGGGCAACCCCTCGGGGGAGATGCGGCACGCGGTCGGCCACGAAGGTTCCTCTCCCCGTCTGCCGCACAATGAGGCCCTCCAGGACGAGTTGGTCAAAGGCCTGCTCGACGGTGGCACGGGCAACGCCGAGTTGCTCAGCAAGGCGGCGCGACGAGGCGAGGCGTCCGCCTGGGCGCACCTGCTCGGTCAGGATGCTGTCGCGTATTCGAGCGTACACCTCACGGTATTTGGGCTGGTCGGGGCTGTTCACGGTGGCAACCCCTGAAGTGTTGCACAGGTGGCGGAGACGGGGCATCACGAGTGACCTGACAAATGCGGCGAGCAGCCACCAGAGGGCGATACCCCGAACGTGTTGGGCTCAGACTGGGGACTGCCGGATACCGAAGCGCCCGGAGAAGAGGCAGAACTTCTCGGTCAAGTTGGAGAAGCGACTTCCCCACGCAAAGTTGTGCGCGGAACCAACTGGCCAACGTCCTCACTTCAATTTCAAGCTGGCATTGGCGAGCCACGCCTGCTTCCCCTGTTCCGGGCTCGCTGATCCAGCTCCAGGCGCGAATGCATCTTCAGCGGCCTGCGGTGACAGTGGAGCTGGATCAGGGTGAACTTTTGGCTCAGTGGCGTTACAAATTCACGCACAGATCAACAGGACTTCCCAGGCACATTTGGCTGTGGTCTCCCGGACCAGGGGCGTCACAGGTGTGGAAGCCGGGCTGTTGGTAACGTGGCATTTGACTTCATTCACCACAGCATTTCTCCCCAATGGTACACACCTCCCTGGGCAGGAGGTGTGTACCGTGCTTGCCTGGAGTGCCACCCGCGATGCAGACCCTCTCAAGGTCACTCCCGCTTTCCGGACACGGTCAAGTTCTTCCAAGACATTTCGCTTTTGGATTTGTATTTCAGGTATTCCAGAGAAACGCCCGCGCGCTGACGCCGCTCCAGGTTTTCGATTCAGGAGCTGGGGAGGAAGAGCCGTACGCCCAGGGGAGCGAAAAGAGCGCCATCAGCGAGCGGCCGTGTGACGAGGAAACCGGGGTTCGTCCAAACGTCATGGTCGAACGCAATGTATATTTCGCCTCAAAGGCAGGAGAAGGTAACACTGGACCTCTTGCGAAAGTCATGATTGGCAGGCTTGGGTGAAGTTGCACAGCGCCGCGATAAGCTGAACCCGGAGCGCAAACCGACGCTGCCGATATCGGCACACGCCCCCTGGACGCGGAAGATCTTCATGTGACGGATCACATATAGGGCCCCCTGCTGAGCAGCGCCAGGACACGGTTGTCCTGGCGCTGCTCAGCGGACAGAGGCGGGCGCTCGCGTCGCCTTATGGGGAGTGATGGCGGGCCTGTGGCTTCTCCACAGGCCTGATACCCGGCGTCTCCAATGAGCGCCGTTTGGTGAGGAAAACGGACGCCTGACTGACCCAACAGTTCCAGGTCATGAACGGCCCCAGCGCTCGTGGTGGTGCTGAGGATGCGCTGCGTCACCGTGCAGATCAGCAGCTGAAATTTCAGGATGTGCCGCTTTTTCTCGCCGCTCTACCAATCGCACTGCTTTTTTTGGGCCGTTCACACGGCACTTCTGCAGCATCGTCGCGGTCGATGCTGTACACGGGCTTCGCTTCCTGAAACACGCGTCTCTTGAGCATCTGGAACCGCGCACTGGCGATCAGGGCCGCTTCCATGCGTTCTACCGTGCGGTACACGGTCATTTCGTGCACGCCCCGGCCCCGTCGCGGAGACGCGCGAAGGTCCAGTACTCGCGCCAGAATTCCAGCGTCATCAGCAGTTACCCAGCCACGCTGGGCGCGGCTGGGCGGCCAGATTTCTTCTGTCCTTCGCGCAGGGCCAGCACCTCTTCCTTCTCAGCAAAGGTTGCTGGGTACACCCCGGTGCGTCGACGGAACGGCTTGCGATTCATCTTCAGCGTATGTCTCAGACGGTCTCGCGCCACACTGCCAGCTTCGCCCACCACTTTCGCAAGAGGTCTAATAAAGATGTCCTGCACGACCTTACCCATAAAGGATGTCGGGCACGCAATCGTATTGAATTTCGTGTGCAGGATAGCTACCGGCGCGTACTGAACGAGTATGCCCGGGAAAGATTGATTGCGTCAAACGATGAACTGCGCCTTGTAGAGCTGCGGGGAAGTACGACCGCTGGTCGAGAGCTCAAACTGCCTAACCAGACAGGTGACCAGAACAGCAACCAGGAGGCTGTTCCAGATCAAGAGCCATGCTTTGGAGCGACACACCCAGCTCGCTTGACAGTCTTTCAGGAATTGCTTACTCTGTGACCGTTCACATGTATAAAAAGTTCGACTTGGCGGGCCACCTTGCTGCCTGTCTACAGCCGATCTACCGGTCTTGTTTGCCATCCCCTGCGTTCTAGGCAGTTCTAATCTGTCTGGTCCATGCCCTTACTTCCATTGGAGGAATGTATGAAGCGTCACACGATGATTGCCCTCGGCCTTTCTATGTCCGCCGCCCTCTCCTCTGCTGCACAGGCACAGACCAAAATTGTGTTCTGGGACTTTTTCGGCGGTGGGGACGGTGCCCGCATGAAGCAAATCGTTGACACATTCAACAGCTCGCAGAAGGACATCGTCGTGCAACGCACGACACAGACCTGGGGGAACCCCTTCTACACGAAGGTGCACACCGGCGTGGTTTCCGGACAGGTCCCGGACGTGATGACCTACCACCTTTCACACCTGCCCGCCGGCCTGCGTGGCAAAGATCTGCGTCCCCTCACGGCGGCTGAGTTGGCTCAGGGAGGCCTGAAGCCGGCTGATTTTCAGACCAACCTCGCCAATACGATGCTCACCGATGCCAAGGCCCAAGCGGGGCAGGCGAGCTGGTACGCAGTTCCGCTCGACACCCACACTTTCGTGCTGTACCTCAACAAGGACCTGCTGAAGAAAGCCGGCGTGTTGGGCGCGAATGGGCAACTTGTGGGCGTGAACAGCGTCGCCGGCATGACGGCGTTGCTGCGCCAGATCAAGGCCAAGACCGGCGTCACCCCCCTGGGCCTGAGCACCAACCAGGACCCCGCCAACGTCTGGCGGCTGTGGTACACCCTGTTCCTGCAACAAGGCGGGACGCTGGTGCGGGATGGCAAACTTGACCTCACAGATCTTGACACCAAGGGCAAAGTCGCCCTCCAAGTCATGGCGGACTGGGCCAAGGAGGGACTGATCCCCAAGAACACCCAGTATCCAGCAAATGTGGCGCTGTTTACCGCCGGGCGCACGGCCATCATGGCAAACGGCAACTGGGAAGTGCCCACCATGGTAGATGCCAAGACGAAGGGTACCCTCAAGTTCGACTACGGTGTGGTGAGCTTTCCGAAGCTATACGCAAACCAGAAAACCTGGGCGGACTCCCACATGCTGGCCATCCCCGCAAATGCGAAGGGGCAACTCAGCCCGGAGAAGCTCAAGGCCGTGATGACGTTCGTCGGATATGTGCAGAAGCAGGGCGGCTTGACTTGGGCAGGTGGCGGTCACATTCCCGCATACCTCCCTACTCAGGGCAGCACATCCTTCAAGGCGCTGCAGCCTGTTGCGCAGTACAGCGCGGTCTCGGCCAAAGACGCGACCCTCGAACCTACCCTGCCCATCTTCGGCGTAGGTGGCCCCGTTTACGATGCAATTGGCAACAACTTCACGCCAGTCCTGTTGGGGCAGCTCACCGTTGACCAGGCCATCAGCAAATTCAAGACAGCCCTGCTGAACTTCAACAAGTAAGGCAAAAGGGGAAGGCAGCCGTGGCCTTCCCCTTTTGCCTTCCCCGTTTCCCACGAGAAAGGAAAACCCGGCGTTATGCTCGAAACCGTTTCCAAGCCGGGGCGCCTGGCCAGCCAGGAGAGGCAGATCCAACTCCGCAGGCGAGGGTTGACGGCCCTCTTGATGGTCGCGCCGTTCGTCCTCATTTACCTGGTGTTTCTGATCTACCCCTCCCTTCGGGTGCTGCAACTGAGTCTCACTGACGCGGACCTCACCGGGGAAGGACAGTACGTTGGGTTGAGTAACTACCTGCGCTTGTTCCAGGAGCCCACGTTCTGGACGGCGCTGAAGGGCACGCTGTATTTCATCTTGCTCACGGTTGTCCCCAACACGCTCGTCGGCCTGGGCCTGGCCCTCTTGGTCGTGAGGCTCAAGCGGCTCAAGGGCCTGGTGCTCGCCTGCTTCTTCCTCCCGTACGTCCTGCCGGTCAGCGTGGTTACCAACATCTGGAACTGGGTTCTGGACTCAAATTTTGGAATCGTCAACACGCTGACTGGGAGCACCACCGCCTGGTTCCAAGACCCGGTGTGGGCAATGCCTGCAGTCGCCTTTGTGACCATCTGGTGGACGGTGGGCTTCAACATCTTGCTCTTTATCGCCGGCCTCCAGAACATCTCGCCGGAGATCTATGAGGCGGCCGCCCTCGATGGAGCGTCGGGGCCGCGGCTTTTCTGGTCGATCACCTGGCCCAATCTCTGGCCAGTCACCAGCCTGGTGCTGCTGTTACAGCTGATCGCGCAGTTCAAGATCTTCGACCAAGTTTACCTGCTCACGGCGGGAGGTCCCTTTGACAAGACGCTCGTGCTGCTCCTCTACTCCTACCGTGAAGGCTTTCAACAGCAGCACGGAGGTTACGCATCGACCATCGGGGTGGTGCTTATGGTGATTATCCTGGCTGCCTCATTGCTCCAGTCGAAGGTATTGAACCGGGGGGAACGCAAATGACGACCCTGACCACGAAGGCCGTCCGTACCGCTTCCCCCACCGCCCGGCTCTCCCGGCTCTGGGGTGGCGTCGTGACTGCGCTGACTGTCGTGCTGGCTGGCCTGTGGGTCTTTCCGCTGTATTGGGCCGTCGTCACGTCTTTGAAGCCCGACAATGACACCATCGCCAGCCCCCCCACCTTCTGGCCGAACCCTATTGACCTGAGCAGCTACACCTACATCCTCCAGAACAGCCCATTGGTGCGCTGGTACGCCAATTCCCTCCTGACTTCTCTGACGGTCACGGTGCTTGTGCTCCTGCTCTCACTGTTGTGTGCCTACGCCCTCTCGCAAATTGATTTCCGGGGACGCCGCTGGCTGTACCTGCTGGTGCTGGTGGGATTCATGATTCCGTTTCAGGCGAGCCTGATCCCGCTCTTCATCCTGATCAACAAAATGGGGCTGGTGAACAACTTCGCCGGGCTGATTCTGCCGCAACTGGCTGCGCCCCTCGCGGTGGTGATCTACAAGCAGTTTTTCGACCAGATTCCCCCCGAACTGGGCGACGCCGCGCGCATCGACGGCGCTGGAGAATGGCGGGTACTCTTCAGTATCTTCCTCCCGCTGAACTGGAGCATCACCGTGGCGCTCGCCATCGTGACCTTCATTGCTGCCTGGAACAACTTCCTGTGGCCCTTCATCGTGCTGAATGATCCGCCCAAATTAACCATCCCAGTCGGAATTACCCAGGTGCAGTCCGCGTATGGGGTGGCCTATGCCAAGACGATGGCCACGGCTGTCACCGCGGCCCTACCCACTGCACTCGCCTACCTGATCTTCCAGCGGCGCGTGACCGAGGGGGTAATGGCGACGGCCGGGCTCAAAGGATAAGGGGCTGATGGAACGGGATGGGGCCAGCACGAGCCCCATCCCCCTTTCCTTCCTACAGGGGACCACGCAGCAGGTCCTCCCGGCAGCACTCCACGAGCGGCGAGGCGTGTCTGGCGCAGCGCAGTTGCAGGCTGAGTTTATCGAGACGCTGCGCGAGCGCGGTGCTGCCGGGAGGACCTGACTCCTGCTTCCGTTTCTCGTACCCGGGCAGGAGCGAGGATGCTCCTGGGGGCCTGTTGGCTTCACCACCGTCTTGTGCAGTTTGCTGATGGACCCAACGGAAACACCACGCTACGCGGCAATCCAGACGCCCAGGAGGCAGCCACGACGGGAAGCCAGCGATTGGTCAGATGTTTGGACGTCCGGCCAACGTCTCGCCAGTACCGCAGAGATATGACGGTGATGAAGCGTAGAATGACGGCATCACTACCACAGCCGCCCAGCACCGCAGCAGGCCACCTGCTGGGCTCCTTGGACTCGCTACAGTGAGGTTGCCAGAACCCAGGCATTCGTACCGTGCGCGGGCAGGGCTCAGTCTGCACCGCCATGAGGAACGGAGCGGGGGCCCAGCGGATCTGCTTGAGCCTGGGCAGCCGTGAGCGAAGGAAAGGCCCATGCCGCAGAGGGCCTTTTACGGCCGCACCCACACCCTGCCACGTCGTATTCCCCCAGCAGCCGTACGAAGAATGTTTTGGAAGCTTCGTATCCAGGTGTACTTACAACAAAGCCGTCCAACACGGTGCCGTGTTCATAGACGGCTTGCCACAGCCAGCGTCTGGTACCGCCAACGTCTACGCACATTTCATCGAGATGCTCCCGGGAACCCCGGCGGCGCCGGTCGCGGGCGACGAGGCAACTGAACTTCATGCGCCCAGTGGGCACGGACTCGCAGTGACGGCCGTGCCCCGTTCCAACAGAAGTTCTTCGGGGTCCTGGTAGTCCAGGGTGAGGCGGTGACACAGCCTCACCGCAAAACCGATACCTGCAGCGGGAGCGGGGAGCTCCGGAGTCTCCCCCACTCGGCTCCGCGCCACCCTCCCCCAACACACTTGCCATAACCTTTGCCAACCCCCCGTGACAAGAGAGGTTGTTAGAAATGAAATGACTTGACCCTATGCACTCCCCTCCTTAAGCTGAGAACGATAACAGGAGAAGCGATGCCCCCATTTGTCTCAGGCTCACGCGTCACCATTCACGACGTTGCTCGGCACGCCGGCGTTTCCCATCAGACCGTTTCCCGCGTGATCAACGAACACCTGAGCGTCGCGCCAAGCACCCGTCAGAAGGTGTTGGAGGCCATTGAAACGCTAAAGTATCAGCCAAACCAGGCGGCCCGCAGCCTGGTCACGCAGCGCTCGGGCACGCTCGGTATCGTCAGCTTTGGCCTTACCTACTACGGCCCTGCCCAAATGGTGGTCAACATCGAGCGGGCAGCCCGTCTACGCGGCTA contains:
- a CDS encoding GNAT family N-acetyltransferase — encoded protein: MNGDLPNVRGVERRDLARVVELCGDHAAFERAAYDPAGKQERLEQALFGEVPRLHAWVAEQDGDLIGYATATLDYATWDAAPFVHLDCLYLRPQARGQGVGLLLLAEVLALGKRAGCVNAQWQTPQWNEDAIRFYRRQGAVGYSKCRFILPLRSYRSPVDGPV
- a CDS encoding nuclear transport factor 2 family protein, with the protein product MGPEPGLTFWGPDELQRGIAAMLAHNQGSTAALRNLCLCGKRGFWEWTYTFPGGLPERGCDLLEFQGERIRVKNALRKVQGGA
- a CDS encoding rhodanese-like domain-containing protein: MTITQAPHSSVLETPAASPEDAGRHFQAKLSVETDPADVYLDMHKGVTGFRVLDVRSSKAYAERHVPGAISLPARQINVETTAKFSKDELLVVYCWGPACNGATKAGARLGALGFKVKEMIGGIEYWHREGHPVEGTLAGDVEAIG
- a CDS encoding PLP-dependent aminotransferase family protein; translation: MNSPDQPKYREVYARIRDSILTEQVRPGGRLASSRRLAEQLGVARATVEQAFDQLVLEGLIVRQTGRGTFVADRVPHLPRGVAPLSERPTHPAILSCRGTALLSAGVALGADVARGFAPCVPGRDTFPMHVWNKLAHSQARRHGRHLAGGGELGGLPELREAIAVHLGSSRGVRCAPEQVFILSSTQQALDVTARLLLDPGETVWIEDPGYLGARSALLAAGVQLVPVAVDEQGLQVQQGEHAAPHARLAFVTPSHQYPLGVTLSLARRKALLEWARRAGSWVFEDDYDSEFRYDGRPLAALQGLGPERVLYAGSFNKVLFPGVRLAYLVVPPALAGPLLAARQVMDGPPPSLTQATLAAFIASGAFTSHLHRLRGLYRERRDALLTAAQDLPEWAVLRPTDAGMHATLLFENGLDDVPLSYAAAAWALDVPPLSRYFLGQAPTQRGLVVGFGAMMPESIAQGMKVLGRVLGEAHLEVR
- a CDS encoding extracellular solute-binding protein, whose product is MKRHTMIALGLSMSAALSSAAQAQTKIVFWDFFGGGDGARMKQIVDTFNSSQKDIVVQRTTQTWGNPFYTKVHTGVVSGQVPDVMTYHLSHLPAGLRGKDLRPLTAAELAQGGLKPADFQTNLANTMLTDAKAQAGQASWYAVPLDTHTFVLYLNKDLLKKAGVLGANGQLVGVNSVAGMTALLRQIKAKTGVTPLGLSTNQDPANVWRLWYTLFLQQGGTLVRDGKLDLTDLDTKGKVALQVMADWAKEGLIPKNTQYPANVALFTAGRTAIMANGNWEVPTMVDAKTKGTLKFDYGVVSFPKLYANQKTWADSHMLAIPANAKGQLSPEKLKAVMTFVGYVQKQGGLTWAGGGHIPAYLPTQGSTSFKALQPVAQYSAVSAKDATLEPTLPIFGVGGPVYDAIGNNFTPVLLGQLTVDQAISKFKTALLNFNK
- a CDS encoding carbohydrate ABC transporter permease — translated: MLETVSKPGRLASQERQIQLRRRGLTALLMVAPFVLIYLVFLIYPSLRVLQLSLTDADLTGEGQYVGLSNYLRLFQEPTFWTALKGTLYFILLTVVPNTLVGLGLALLVVRLKRLKGLVLACFFLPYVLPVSVVTNIWNWVLDSNFGIVNTLTGSTTAWFQDPVWAMPAVAFVTIWWTVGFNILLFIAGLQNISPEIYEAAALDGASGPRLFWSITWPNLWPVTSLVLLLQLIAQFKIFDQVYLLTAGGPFDKTLVLLLYSYREGFQQQHGGYASTIGVVLMVIILAASLLQSKVLNRGERK
- a CDS encoding carbohydrate ABC transporter permease yields the protein MTTLTTKAVRTASPTARLSRLWGGVVTALTVVLAGLWVFPLYWAVVTSLKPDNDTIASPPTFWPNPIDLSSYTYILQNSPLVRWYANSLLTSLTVTVLVLLLSLLCAYALSQIDFRGRRWLYLLVLVGFMIPFQASLIPLFILINKMGLVNNFAGLILPQLAAPLAVVIYKQFFDQIPPELGDAARIDGAGEWRVLFSIFLPLNWSITVALAIVTFIAAWNNFLWPFIVLNDPPKLTIPVGITQVQSAYGVAYAKTMATAVTAALPTALAYLIFQRRVTEGVMATAGLKG
- a CDS encoding DDE-type integrase/transposase/recombinase encodes the protein MASVLGEGGAEPSGGDSGAPRSRCRYRFCGEAVSPPHPGLPGPRRTSVGTGHGRHCESVPTGRMKFSCLVARDRRRRGSREHLDEMCVDVGGTRRWLWQAVYEHGTVLDGFVVSTPGYEASKTFFVRLLGEYDVAGCGCGRKRPSAAWAFPSLTAAQAQADPLGPRSVPHGGAD